In Magallana gigas chromosome 1, xbMagGiga1.1, whole genome shotgun sequence, the sequence TGGTCTAGCACCCCCAACCCCACCCACAAATTTAGTCTAGTCACAATTTTCGACCACACAAAGTACACATCATCAACTATGacatcaattgaaaaaaaactttttcattgaaataatatatacacaaaaaataGTATGAGAGTTTTAATTTGTGCTACCGTGCAAAGAAAACCAAGTTTAAACTTCATGAATACTGTTGTGCATTTAAGTAGTAAAAACTCAACATAACCTGTGCCTGTAAACAAGTATCTAGCTCAATGACAGATGTTCAGCAATCAGTACAAAATAtcacttacatgtattaattatgtCTACAATTAACACTAAACTGTAAGAGTATAAATTTTTCAAGTATTGTCAATGAAATATCCCATTCAATTTGCTCacagtcatttttaaaaagaatacctTGAAATGATGTATCCAAAAATCTGCCCTCATTTGTCTCAAAAGACCCCAGAACCTCTCAATCCTCTGCAATGACATTTGACATGATTTACATGTTCTTATCTTACTTTAAAACACAGGGACTATGAGATCACAACACAGTCTTAACTAACTGGAGAAACATATTTATAGAACTCATGGACACTTGTGCTATAATATAATGTGAGCTCAAAAATTCacttataaaatatttctactttatTGGTGCTCACCTGATTTGCTGTAGATGTTCCCAAAGTAACCGAACTGCAATTTCCTTTCAAACAGGAATGAAATGTGGCAATGATTCCATTTTCTGTTCCGGGATCAGCACGGATTTTCTGAGGACAGCCTGTTAATgcatgaagtaaaaaaaatatagaaaattctcAATGTTGGTTAACATTAATCTGTCATAAATTAAACCCGAGCACCCAAGCAGATTCTATTGCATTGCAATGCTAAAATgcattttcatttcttattgCTGGGGCACCTGAGATAAAAAAGGAAGAAGAAAAACCCAGCTGAAACTGGAAACTGAAAACATAATGTAGCATACAGTTACTAACATTTGTCAAGATTGAAAACAAACCTCTGGCCGTTTATTTGTTATATCTGCCTCCAACCATATCATTCTTCGAGAAAaccttttaaaataacaatacattATCAAGTTGTTTTAGTATGCTACAGAGATCATGACAATTAAgcaattaaaatcaatacatttaatttatatctGGCACATAGTTTACTCATAAGTTGACCTTTCATtggaaaaaaattcaaggaaATTGTATGGTTGAAACATTCTCCCCCGAAACTTCTTATCTAGTAATTCTATACCCCCTGCcttaatgttatatataccggtacatgtacagtgtaggTATTAATTTTCATCAACATGAGTAAGAATGTTCGAATTAGAACAGGTTTGATTTAAACGTGTGAAAATTACATGCAAGAAACAGTTAAAAATGTATGggatgttcttttttttttacaaattgtagAAAAGTATAGTAGATTTACCCATCGATGCACCCATGAATGCTTATTCCAAATGGCTTAAGCTTATCATATCCATCTATAAGgaaaaagtacataaaaatgattgaaGGAGGATTATCATAATTAAGACATCATCAACAAATAATGTTAATGCTTTAGGCTTCAATGAATATGAATCCTATTAAATCTACCTCATTACAATTTATGAATGCAGTAAAAACACAACCCTATTTTGTACAGTGGtatttttttggaaatcaaataAAACGGAACCATGCACCAATAACATCAGAAACAAAAACAAGCACCAACAACAAACTTACCCAAGTGCCATACAAAGTTTGGACCCTAAATATGTAGACAAGTAAAATGATTTGTCAGTGAATAAGCTATTtggaatattttgaatattagtGAAGCCAAAACTAAGAGTGAGAATTTCTTACCCTTATTTGGCCAATATCAGAATGATTTAATAAAAGGCCATAAAGGAACAAAAGTATctccaatttaaaaaaactaacaAAATTACAATAACAATGTTAGTGATTCATCCCTTAGTACTAAAAAAGACTTGTAcgtatacatttttatacaatcATTTAAGGTCTAGATCTaataaatgaaaggtgcctacaagTTTATGAAATTCAGGATATATGTTAGGTTTGTCCAGTTTCGAATAATGAAAtatagaatgcctacagtctctccaaaaatggcattaaacaagatattggcctcctctttaaaataatgCCAAATTGAATATATGTATCGTGATTTCTTTCCatgatttaatatcaaatatgtcaagaaattgtttcatttctacataattcctttttaGCCCTTAATTATTGGAAAAAAGAACCaaattaattatgacgtcataatggttcaaGCACCAAATAGACACTCTGGCATCATTTACctgatcttgaccttaaatttATCATTTACCCTGCTGAAATACTGCCTTCGTCTTAGTCTTCTTTGTTTCCTTCTTCTGACTCCATCTTCATCCaaaatttttactatttctCTTGAAATGGAtctattttacaaaatcaatatttttaaagagcagttttacaaatttgaaataaaatcaccATCATGCATGgaattaaagatttttatggcttacggccatctagttgccggataatctttacggcaaagagttcagttatctgaacatacgcgacaaaaaatagttctattcgaatgttgcaaagttaactgtttgttgttcataataaatatcttaAAGCAAGATTATACTTtccatatgttattatcacttattttattgtaaccaatattgactttatttaaataaactcgaAATCTAACGCGAATGAATATTAACTGCAGTGTTTTCCCTTGGCCGTTTTTGCATAGAGGTATAGgcccccgccatgcatcacacagtgtCGCCATGCTTTCCGCCatgcatacttacatgtattataagcaaacaatcttttcccaattatttcagatcctaacagtgataagtaaatgtaaagttgtcgttatttcgttcaatcttcataaaaacgtttgcacccgcagagagcgtcgctaacttcgatcgacatcgatctcaacaagggggaaagtgtttaacggttaaagaactgaacttatgattgaggtatattgaaactgggagtataaatcggtaataaatgcataaacagaggggcaattactacttgttttaatataatcagggacgtatatacgtccctgatataatgtgccttcttcgacacctccgccattatcgaatgttggggattttccaagatctaaaaatagcacaatgttccctCAATGGTGTTACCTTTGTTGTGCTATGATTGAAGtgtttatttgtcgtaaaaatattggaaacttgagaccaaatgtactcaaataagaaaacaatatacagttaagcttgattgcaagtcatatacggaagcgatgtcacattACTATAACATAGAGACACCGTATAGTATGCCTCTGAAAATGACTGTGTGTACATGTCATGTGAAGAGAGACTGACTGCAAATTTTAGttatagtgcagtaattaattttaattaaatttggtgtcaaaacaagtttgctgtaattgcatagttctgcctgtttctctcccccccccccctccaaagagtttatctctgtacaaagggaaaaaaataaaacagaaggtgttagaactgccttgtgaatcaaaagcttgtgaaggtcagcctcttaaaaaagtagagaaaaatctagaaaaatatgagcaattatacatttatgaaatacaaataaaatggaataatacttgttggtgtagatttcatgagaattcattaattatagcacataacatgcagtacatttcatcatttggttatattatttttacgcgcAGTGATTTCGCGCTGGCTGTGGCGCTGTTACGTTGCACCAACTCTCATGTTCATAGTGCGTAGGAATAcaaggtatactgatatttgagagcatgttggttttaagtgtttttgtgtccTATATAAAGTTGAATTAATTTACAGTTATTGTACTTCAGTCGttggataaaagaaagaaacaaattgtctcAAAGTagagtttgagtctgacatcatcattattattttaagcagtctatgattttcctaaaagcaatggtggtttcaaccaattgataaaagaggcatctagatttcaatcctgtctgTTTCGGTCACTAAGGTTCTACCAAATGGGGCATGTTGATATCGGTCCTGTTAGTTTCTTACATGTAGCTAGttactttctatagagctattaataaataaactaaagtttccgtaagaaatatagggaatcatactcgatccatgtaaatatagtcatatcaaacccgtaagccattatggcccttcaggcctttgatttcagatgaaaatggaattttttgttcatcatgttcataaatGAACcattacagtcatttcatgcatatcttttacaatttaatgctatgctatggtatgcgattataatgatatgctatgagatttgtatgctatgctatgagatttgtatgctatgctatgagaaattgaaatgaagggcttgaTGGTacggtatgctatgctatgctatggtatgctatgagatttgaacaaaaacgccttcatatacagaagagttccacacatttcgaagtaaaatagtaagaagccaaagtttaccacaaatctatcatgtaaacatttatttgttcaaataaaaacatttaaaatcgagttaaaataatgttgtatgctatgctctggtatgctatggtatgatatatggaatgcgattctatgagattgtatgctatggtatgagattccaatgctatgctatgagatttcaatgctatgctatgagatttcaatgctatgctatgatatggtgtatgttgtaaaagatatgcttgaactgactgtaccTGGTTACATTAAAATGGTATTTCATTCTCAGAGTTCTTCTTAGGTTCTCTGAACCTGCACAACCATTTTGTATCTCTATCTGGAAGAGTTCATATCATTCCTTGTCAGACATCTGTTATTTCAGATGGCTTAATAGTTGTGGCCATatctaaactacatgtatttaaacctCTTCGAAAAGAAGAGTTCAATATATACAAAGACTTGAAATTAGACTGAATATCGTAGCTGGAACATGTCagcatttatttttaccttAAGTAGAGAACTCAATACATATCATATTTCTAGGTGCATCTGAGtgctaatttgttgaccattcagCCTCCTTAATTGTCATACATAATACTTTATAGAtaaatatgggtttttttttaaagtagctTGTTGCAATTATACCTGTGACTTTTCAAATACTTCATCTATATCAATTTCCGCAAGCCTCCTTTTCAAACCAAGCCTAGGGAGTAGTTTTCTAACTAGGCAATTATAACTGCATAAAATGAATAACTATCACATTTATGATCAGAATCCTAGTATTTGGATTACAGAATGcattaaactctattacaataTTTCTAAGATGTGAATtgaatacacacacacatatcaATCAGACATTGTTTTAGTTACCTTATATCATAATTATTGTTTCTCTGGATTAGGTAATGGATAAGTCTGCTGTTGATACCCTTATAAAAGTACTCCTTGATTTTCTTGTGTAGTTCTAAAGTAGAAAATAAAGCAATCAATGTGAAGATTTGTGAAgataagaaataatgaaaatctcataataaatatacaaatttaaagGAGAAAATCAGTTAATAAACCTTATTGAGTGCCAATGTTCAGGAGATAAATGATCATACTTATCATCAATTATATTATTAGAAAACAATAGTAACTGCTTTGGAAATTTGGCTGCActgaacatatacatattacaAGTAAGATATTTCAATTCTTACCTTGTtgattcatttcttttaaacaaaCTGAAATACAGGAGAAGAGTTGTaattcaaattcaaacaaaCAACACATATGCCTCCTTGCAaggtcaaaatttaaaaggatacatttttcatttagattgttgaaaatgataaacaaagGCTTCTATTAAGATATTAAACAGATATAAATAATAACCCACCAGTCGTCCCAGGGTCTTTGATATTGTAAACTTATTATATATAGGGTTCTAAAGAAACTGATTGGTTTAAATGTACATGGcctatttattaataatattcagACTTTTCTTTAATCCGGCCATGTCACCTAGAATTTTTTTCAACCATAAATAACTAAAGAGCAGACAAAGCAGCTTTCATATACAAAGTATATAAATCCATCTAAAATATGGTTATAAGAACTTCATTTTCTTGTATTTAGGATTACAGTTATACTGCATTTCACCAttccaattatagaaaaatatatcttaacttTGTCCTAAAAAAACCCCATACCCATTCTGTTgagacggtcagaccggttcgaataccaGCGCCTgctagctcagttggtagagcacctgactagagaaaattcagggggcccgggttcgaatcGGTCTGGTCCATCATTAATTCTCCCATCCcattacatttggtgccgtAATTTGAACTGGCATTGACCTCCAATGCCTTTTAATCTTTAATCCATTAATCAAACACAAGGTGTCATACACTTAATCAAACAATAGAAATGCAAGTTTTCCTTAAAACTGCTCAAACGCAGCGatgttttaactatttttgCTCTGGATTCCTTTTATAAAACTAAACAGTACAAATATAGATTGACAGTAAGAGCattcttttatttgatttgtatgTGTTATACACAAGAAGTACATTATATCAATGTACAAATTTTCTGTAATTATTAATGCAAAATAATTCCTTTAATCTGTCCTCTTCTTGTGTTTGTAAGACTACAAATACTGTCAGAAAATGTGACTGtcacagtttttttttacctcaaaGGTTGTTTTTATACTTGATAACCCATCAATGCCAAAATACACATCACATCCAGACATGTGCACAGCAACAGTATATAACTTATCTTTTTCTAAAGTAACAttgtttgcaaaaataaatgaaaattcacACTCCTCAGTCAACTCTTCACGTACTTTTTCcttcagaagaatattttcatcaCACGATAATGCTATTTCAACTAAGACTGAGACATTGTAGTTGCCATACAAAATTATTCCATGAAGTTGCATATTTTTATCTACAGAAACTACAAGTCTATCCCCATTTAGTTCATCACATTTCCAAGTATTTCTTGGACTTCTTGAAAAAAACCTAACAATCTTAATGTCCTTGTCTGACTCACACATACGAGAATGAAAAGCTGGACCAACAGTGTCCTTACAAACattcaatgaatttaaatataatagtATTTTCATTGCATAATCATCACTAATAATATTTTGGTACAcaacattttcaatgaaaaaagagGCGGACATTCTGCCAAACCTGATATTTGGAACAATTTTTTCCCAAGTGTCTGAAACATTTCTAAATTCTGAATGCATCCACTTCACTATCAACAAAAATAGCTTCTCTTCATGCATACACAATGTGTTTCGCTTAAGCATCAAATTAACTAGATCTACAGGGTAttagaaaaacatttcatttgcaGGACTATTGGACAGAATATCTCTTGCATATTTGTCAATGTATAACAATGATGATGACACAACATCTTTCAAACCAAATTTGTGCGCAATGAGTAAAACAAGCACGGCTTTATCAACACATATGGACTGTTGAAGAAAATCTAAACATTTTACAGTCAAATCTGTAATCATATAAAACTGTGATGCCTGTATCACATCTTCAAcattttcaaatgataaatcAATCTCATGTGTGTACAGAAATTCAATAACAGATCTTGTTAGCGAAGGCAAAAAATCATGACAAATAACTGCCTTTTTTGATTGGTTTGGGTCCCAATTTTCACTCAAACATGTTCTAAACCAATCACTGCCGAGTATAACAACTGTCCTGTGTGCCCTCAGGGTAGTTCCATCTGATAATGAAATTTCCAGATCGCAAAACTCTTGCTGATGGAAGGCTTTAATAAGTTTCTCACCCAGTCTTGATAAAATGTCAAGATGTTCCTTAGTCAAAATAAATTCCAATTGCTTTATGTGTGACTATTTCAAGCAGTAGTCAACTCTTCATATTATATGTACttccattaatttttttctacataatcAAGGCTAATACTGTATCAAGCTTGATGGTTGCAAAGCAAATgctttcaaccccccccccccaaaaaaaaaaacagagagagagagagagagagagagagagagaatttgaaCTATCATTGACCACCTATGCTTTTAATTCTTTAATCCATTAATTAAACCCCAATAAAGAACGTAGCTTTAtatcgatatatatatatatatatatatatatatatatatatatatatatatatatatatatatatatatatatatatatacatctctATCAAAACTTTTCCAAGTTTTCAAATGAAAGTaatttacttgaaaaaaattgacTATGCAAAACAGATAGTTTCAACGGTGCTTTCATCAGGAGATTCATAGACTATTTTTACGTAAATTTACATgcatgtcttatcaaattaatagatggcaaaaataaacacatttcatCAAGAAACAGATCTTTTAAATACTGAATAAAATGTctgaataaagtataaaaagaaaatttatcaaCTTATGAAATACATAAGCattaaaagaagaattttaaaaatttcagaattacATACATACTTTTCTTCAGCTATTTCCGAAGAAACGATTACTGTTATGTTTTAGGCCTACATATGAAACATGAAACATGAGGTCATAATCGAGACTGAGCATGCAACCTTAGGTTTGAGTTTGAGTAGGCAGACAGATCCTACTGTCTGtgtttcaaaccatttaaaTGTGCGCTCTGTCCAACTAGCACACGATTTACATAATATTACAATCAAGTTTAAAGGCTCTATAGATAGTGAAACACCAGTCAGACAATACAGAAATTAAGAAATTATCATCCATCCGCAATCTcatccaaaattaaaaaaaagggagGGGGTAGTGGTGATCCTTTTTAATCATCCAAAAAAGATATGACATATTAGCAAGCGCAGCGAGCTCCAAAGACAACGTGTACAAACgaaggaaattcgagttgaaatctgcacattgttgaGCCTGccgcatatacatgtacatgttctctATTAATTTGTAGTATATGGTATAGATCTCAGTATGTCTTCTTACCTTGCTTAACCGGCTCGCTATCTGAGTATCAGACTGTATCTGCACTGCAGCTGAATGCACTGTCAATGATCCGCACCCTCAATGAtctacgggggggggggggggggggggggcattgaACACTTATGGTATCCTAATTAAATCACCATCCAAGACCGGGGTTTTTAATAATTAGTTACACCATCTATAATCTCAATTTTCAACCGAAATTAAAAGGCGAGAGAGATAGCGAGGGGGGTCAACTCTTGCTGTTGATGCAAAGATACCAGACCCTgctgcatatatgtatatttatttatttatttattcgccaatcaagggccctcagggggcatatacattaaaaaaaataatatcatgattataacaaataatgaatgaaataatagCCCACATTATGTCCAGCTTCGTATTACAGGCAACAATATGCGAAATTATTcattaatacaatgaaatatatgtatgggATTTATGCATGTATCTGTGTGAAATAATGTGTGAACACAACAGCTATACAGAATTTGAGAAACAAAGTGGCCTGAAAACAGAGAGTATCAATTGAAGGGATGGTGGTCTACTTGTACTCAAAGTGTTCAAGCCAGTATGCTTTTACATAACATAACAACACCCccgggggggaggggggggggtcccatTGAACACTTATCGTATCCTAATTAAATCACCATCCAAGACCGGGGTTTTTAATAAATAGTTACACCATCTATAATCTCAATTTTCAACCGAAATTAAAAGGCGAGAGAGATAGCTTGGGGGGTCAACTCTTGCTGTTGATGCAAAGATACCAGACCCTGCcgcatatatgtatatttatttatttatttattcgccaatcaagggccctcagggggcatatacatttaaaaaaaaataatatcatgattataacaaataatgaatgaaataatagCCCGCATTATGTCCAGGTTCGTATTACAGGCAACAATATGCGAAATGATTcattaatacaatgaaatatatgtatgggATTTAAGCATGTATCTGTATGAAATAATGTGTGAACACAACAGCTATACAGAAACAAAATGGCCTGAAAACAGAGAGTATCAATTCAAGGGACGGTGGTCTACTTGTACTCAAAGTGTTCAAGCCAGTATGCTTTTACATAACATAACAacaccccccccaaaaaaaaaagtaaatagatTGCATATATGATTTATTACAGTGATACGAACAGTCACACATGTACATCTGTACATATTTCGTTATACAGTTATATGGTTCCCTCGTCTCAACGGTCGCATATCgtaatttgtaaaacatattactaaaAAACAGTGTTTAAAAAACTATTCCATTCGTttagtttcatttagtttaaaATCACTAACATACCTTCTCATAAGCTTCTCAGATCAATCCTTCTACCGTCAGACTACAATTACAGACCGTTACCATGTGCCTTCGCCTTCGGTGCCTATTCAGTTCTTAATACTATACTCAAGCCTTAAGGTAAAGCGAAACTAGGGTCACGTGAATTTCCTCTCAACCAGACGCTTGTTTATAGTCACGCATGAAATAATCTCCTCCACTCTACCTCATTAAAACGTTTCAAATTTCAAGCGTCCAAATAATAACCTCTGCCCGAAAAAAGGCAGAGATTATTATTGTGATTCGGAATTAGataatcgtttttttttttttgcaagcgTCTAAATCTTTCTACCAACAATAATAATGTCTTCTGGGcaatatattattattgttaGCACACATTGTGACAATAATAATGGAAACCGAGATGATTGTgatatttacaataattatcTTCGGGTGTTAGAtatgttgtttttctttttgtgtgagatattattatttttggttaacatttttatttgaggCAGATTATGATAATTGTGTGCGGGtacaattataattattgtggcgtgaaaataaaaatgtaaggaAATTGaagtgatgattatttttggCAGGACATTTTTATTGTGACCATATTATatagtaaaatataataataaggTGGGGGTACCATACGGCTTTCCATAACcatcaatatttgaattttaccaAACACCAGAGCTTGCACCTTGGTGAATATTTCGGTGAAGTTCGGTGCAAAATTACCGAGATTCTGGTTCACCGCCTacaccttttaaaaatatttaggtgCAATTGGAAAAATCTtaactaaaataataaataaaaaaagggggggggggttctgcaatttaaatatatttgcaaACACCTTATAATTTGACCGACACCAACTGGTGTTAAATAAGTTTACCAGAGATCTTGGTGAAAAAGTTGCTGTCACTTGTGAATCCCGAACAAAACTTACTTAAATAATTCATTACCAAATCTCCACGTGCTCGCCTTAATTGTTCCTCCGACATCTTCAAATCCAAAAAGACTACAGTTATTTAAAGAACATTTACCCCCTTTTATACCAGGCCAACCCGCAATGACAGATACAAATGGACAATTAATAGAGATGCTCCTCGCAAACTCCCCTCTCCCAGACCAACCCCTGCTGTAATTCAAGAAGTTGGGCAGCACTGAAAAGAATTATACAACAACATTAAGCAATGTTTACATAGCAATTCACTACCgcataaatcatttaattaactttaaactacattattttataatatactaAAAGTCACAATGTAATTAAATCACATTAATTatgttctttaatttttataacaaacCAAAACTTCTTTGAAACGTTTAGTCCCTAAACAACTAATAATAAAGGCAGTAGTGAATCACAGTACAAATAAAACCTCAAATTACAAAGTCTCAGTTTCTTTCAATGGCCCAGTCCCTGTTtttttacacttgcaaacatCCAACTTGTTCCTGACCATGTTCTccaatttatttacattcagttaAGATGGCGGCTAAAGATCCTCTCTCCTCCGGTAAGGTTCTCTCGTCAATTTTACCATTTCGCAAGAAATTTAGAAttatgttaaaatgtttagggTTTCGATCTAAGAAATATGAAGACGCGTTCGCAGATTTAAATGCTATCAATTTGGACAGTTTTGATGGTATTCTGGTTAAAGTCTTCTTAGTCGTCTTAAAATTATAACCTCCCACATCTAGTTGAATGGTTTCTCTTTGCATTTATTCCAAGCTATCCATCACTTTAATTTCTTCCTCTTCTTTCTCCAACTGATCGTCCCCTCCATCGATAGAAACTTCATCATAATTCTTGCACATTAAAGACGATCGCGACCTTGACATAGAGGATGATGACGGCATCGGTCTTGGAATACAAATTTTTGGAACTTGCATCGGAAGTATTTCCTTATACAATTTCTCCTTTTCTTTTCTTGTTAATTTTCCTGATAACCGATTATTAATATTGACAACCTAGTAGGGAAATCCTCTGCGACatttttcatgtttctgatCTTTCCTCGCTAAAGTTGTTCCA encodes:
- the LOC117690699 gene encoding uncharacterized protein codes for the protein MVCLKEMNQQELHKKIKEYFYKGINSRLIHYLIQRNNNYDISYNCLVRKLLPRLGLKRRLAEIDIDEVFEKSQIEIQNGCAGSENLRRTLRMKYHFNVTRSISREIVKILDEDGVRRRKQRRLRRRQYFSRGPNFVWHLDGYDKLKPFGISIHGCIDGFSRRMIWLEADITNKRPEVPQQ